In Helianthus annuus cultivar XRQ/B chromosome 3, HanXRQr2.0-SUNRISE, whole genome shotgun sequence, a single window of DNA contains:
- the LOC110930744 gene encoding trihelix transcription factor ASIL2: MSSTGQKTVRKFPPPCWTRDEALVLIEAYRERWHALHRAFLRTPDWDAVAETVTSSCPDVTPPKTSAQCRHKMEKLRQRHRAEKQRASAFPGERFFSTWFYYEAMEAMENGPGSSSEPGNNPDPGQGIQVKPLAVQKFATLAPISTKQRTKPNPNPNFNSGTSNRYNSYPNYNSNNVDDYAQRSVSEAPIEEPLISSAYRGRETLIREAKNHKKPSIGGGVRSKSANTPIPPHEESGRPGLRPRKFSKVVHDHDDGDDDDDDDEMWVKVPRSTNVLRGKWRNENNSSSNGKNVNGKNGKKGKRKDGGVAEVVSSIRLLGEGFMKVEKMKMDMAREIEEMRMETEMKRNELMIESQKQIVDAFVQGLVKSRKVKAATMVNL; encoded by the coding sequence ATGTCTTCCACGGGACAAAAAACTGTACGGAAGTTTCCACCGCCGTGCTGGACACGCGACGAGGCTCTGGTACTCATCGAAGCATACCGAGAGAGATGGCACGCGCTCCACCGCGCGTTCCTCCGAACCCCCGATTGGGACGCGGTGGCTGAAACAGTCACCTCCAGCTGCCCTGACGTCACACCGCCGAAAACCTCCGCTCAGTGCCGCCACAAGATGGAGAAGCTCCGCCAACGCCACCGTGCCGAGAAGCAACGCGCCTCCGCTTTCCCCGGTGAACGGTTTTTCTCCACCTGGTTTTATTACGAAGCTATGGAAGCCATGGAAAACGGACCCGGATCCAGCTCCGAACCCGGTAATAATCCGGATCCGGGTCAGGGAATTCAAGTCAAACCTTTAGCTGTTCAAAAGTTTGCTACTTTAgccccaatttccaccaaacagagaaccaaaccaaaccctaaccctaatttcaATTCTGGAACCTCAAATCGTTACAATTCGTACCCCAATTACAATTCAAACAATGTTGATGATTATGCACAACGGTCAGTATCAGAAGCCCCAATTGAAGAACCCCTAATTTCATCTGCATACAGAGGCAGAGAAACCCTAATTCGAGAAGCGAAAAATCACAAAAAACCGTCGATTGGAGGCGGGGTTAGGAGCAAATCCGCGAACACTCCGATCCCGCCTCATGAAGAATCCGGTCGACCCGGTCTTCGCCCAAGAAAATTCAGCAAGGTTGTTCATGAtcatgatgatggtgatgacgatgacgatgatgatgaaatgTGGGTGAAAGTTCCGAGGAGTACGAATGTGTTAAGGGGAAAATGGCGAAACGAAAACAATTCCAGTTCGAATGGGAAGAATGTGAATGGGAAAAATGGGAAGAAAGGGAAGAGGAAGGATGGTGGGGTAGCGGAAGTGGTGTCGTCGATACGGTTGTTAGGAGAAGGGTTTATGAAGgtggagaagatgaagatggatATGGCTCGGGAGATTGAAGAGATGCGAATGGAGACGGAGATGAAGCGAAACGAGTTGATGATCGAGTCGCAGAAGCAGATTGTGGATGCTTTTGTGCAGGGTTTGGTTAAGTCTAGGAAGGTGAAAGCAGCAACAATGGTGAATCTTTAG
- the LOC110930743 gene encoding 40S ribosomal protein S3a-like encodes MAVGKNKRISKGKKGGKKKAADPFSKKDWYDIKAPSLFNTRNVGKTLVTRTQGTKIASEGLKHRVFEVSLADLQNDEDHSYRKIRLRAEDVQGKNVLTNFWGMDFTTDKLRSLVKKWQSLIEAHVDVKTTDNFTLRMFCIGFTKKRANQVKRTCYAQSSQIKQIRRKMREIMVTQAQTCDLKELVQKFIPESIGREIEKATSSIYPLQNVFIRKVKILKAPKFDIGKLMEVHGDYSEDVGVKLDRPAEEVAPEATEVIGA; translated from the exons ATGGCCGTAGG GAAGAATAAGAGAATTTCCAAGGGCAAGAAGGGAGGAAAGAAGAAAGC AGCTGATCCGTTTTCCAAGAAGGATTGGTACGATATCAAGGCTCCATCGCTGTTTAACACCAGAAATGTTGGTAAAACACTTGTTACCCGTACTCAGGGTACTAAG ATTGCTTCCGAGGGATTGAAACATCGGGTGTTTGAGGTGTCTTTGGCTGATCTCCAGAATGATGAAGATCATTCCTACAGAAAGATCCGCTTGAGAGCTGAAGATGTTCAAGGGAAGAATGTTTTGACCAATTTCTGG GGTATGGATTTTACCACAGATAAGCTCAGGTCGCTTGTGAAGAAATGGCAGTCTTTGATCGAAGCACATGTCGATGTTAAGACAACCGACAACTTCACATTGAGAATGTTTTGCATTGGTTTCACTAAGAAGCGTGCTAATCAGGTGAAAAGGACCTGCTACGCACAATCTAGCCAAATCAAGCAG ATCCGTAGGAAGATGAGGGAGATCATGGTGACACAAGCTCAAACTTGTGATCTAAAGGAGTTGGTTCAAAAGTTCATTCCTGAATCAATTGGTAGAGAAATTGAGAAAGCAACATCTAGCATCTACCCGTTGCAGAACGTTTTCATCCGCAAAGTCAAGATCTTGAAGGCACCCAAGTTTGACATCGGGAAACTGATGGAG GTTCATGGAGATTACTCTGAAGATGTTGGTGTGAAGTTGGACAGGCCTGCGGAAGAAGTTGCTCCTGAAGCGACTGAAGTTATTGGTGCTTAA